Genomic segment of Acidimicrobiia bacterium:
GTAGACGCGCTGGGCATCGGCAACATCGATCACCAGCGGAGAGAACAAGCCGGTGAGGTCGGCGAGCAATCCAATGGTGATGGTCTTCGTCGCGACATCGACACCCCGACCCGTCTTGAGCTCCGGCGGAGCAGTCGTCGTCGTGGTTGCCTCCGCTGCGGTCGTCGTTGTGTCCTGACCGGTGGGCCCGGTCGTGGTTGTCGTGTCGTCGCTGCTCGAGCTGCAGGCTGCCGCAACAAGTGCCAGCGTGAAGACCACGACGAGCACGCTTCTGTGCCGGGTCATGTGTTGTCCCTTCCTCCTCAATCATCCTCCGTTGGCCCCCGTCGAAGCGTCTGATCGACGCCGCGGATCGAACGGACTTGACACTGATATGCTCAGTGACTTGAGTATTACTCAGACTTTGAGTATTTGTCAACTGAGGAACACTTTGGACAGGACGAGACCGACCGACGAACCCGGGCTGCTTGTCTCGATTCTGGGGACGGCGGAGACGGGTGTGTCGTTCGACGACCCGCGGTCCATCCCGGAAATGGTGCTGTCCGTGGTCGAGGACGCCCTCGATGATGCCGATTTGGAGTGGCACGACATCGATGCCGTCGTGACCGCATCGGTCGACCTCTTCGACGGGCTGACGGCATCATCGATCGCGGTGACGGAGGTGGTCGGGGCGGTCATGAAGCCCGAGACGCGGATCGCCGCGGACGGCCTTGCAGCCGCCATCCACGCAGCGCACCAGATCGCCGCTGGCGCCTACGATCGGATTCTCGTCGTTGCCCACGGCAAGGCGTCGATGGCGCCGTACTGGGACCTCACCGCTTGGGCCATGGATCCGATCTTCCTTCAGCCGCTCCAGGTCGATTTCCTCACGATGGCAGGCCTCCAGGCATCGTCACTCGCCCACTCCGACGAGACCGCTGTTTCCCGCTGGGCGACCATCGTCGAGCAGCGACGGTCGGCCGCCCCGCGCGGGATCGCGGGTCCCGTCAGCGCGGCCGAGGTGATGGCATCACCCGTCGTTGCGTCACCGCTGCGTGCCGAAATGGGCGCGCCGGTCGGCGACGGCGCCTGTGCGGTGATTCTCGGCTCGGCGCCGGGTGGAACCGTGATGGTCACCGCAACGGGTCACGACCTCGAGCCCCATCATCCCGGTGCACGGGATCTCCGCAGGTGGACCGGACTGCAAAGGGCCTGTCGCCGGGCCTACATGGCGGCAGGGATCGTCTCACCGGGGTTCGCCGCAGTCGAACCCTCGTGCTTGTTCCCCCACGAGGAGGAACTCTTCGTTGCTGCAACCGGCATCGGCGCGGAGACGAATCACTCGGTTGACGGAGGACTGTTCTCTGGAACCGCCCCTGCCATCTCAGGTCTGAGCAGGCTCATCCGGGTGGCACACACCCTCAACGGCCATCGTGGTGAACGGGGGCTCGCTCACGGCACCTGGGGTCCGGCCGGACAGGGCCAGGCAGTCGCGATCGTGGAGGCCCGATGAACCCCGTTGCGATCATCGGTACCGGCCAGACGAACCACGCGAAGGACCGAAGTGATGTCTCACAGCCCGAGCTCGTACGAGAAGCGGTTGATGCCGCACTCGCCGATGCAGAGCTTCGACCCGCTGACATCGACGCGGTCGTCATCTCGAACATGGAGATGTTCGAGGGACGCGCCTTTCCTGAACTCTGGGTCGCTGCAGGAGCCTACGGGGATCGCAAGCCCGTCATGAAGGTCGCGACCGGCGGGACCTCGGGTACCAGCGCATGCATCGCCGGGTTTCACCAGGCGGCGTCCGGCATGTTCGGGACGGTTCTCGTCGTCGGATTCGAAAAGCACTCGGAGGGACACACCCAGACCGGCATGGCACTCGTCGATCCGTTCTGGGACCGTTCCGTTGCTTCCGGTGCACTCGGGAACTTCGCCTTGTCGATATCTCAGTACATGGTCGAACGAGGCGTCAACGAGGAGCATGCCGCACAGGTAGCCGTGAAGGCACGACGCAACGCAGCGAACAACCCGTACGCCCACCTCCAGATGCCCGATCTCACCGTGGACGAGGTGCTGTCGTCGCGCATGCTCGCCGAACCCCTCCGGCTGCTCGACATGTGTCCACAGTCCGACGGAGCAGCGGCCATCGTCGTTGCCTCTGGCGACACGGCGCGGGTCCGTGGCAAGGCGACAGCCTGGGTCCACGGGGCGGCAACCCGCCACGA
This window contains:
- a CDS encoding thiolase family protein; the protein is MNPVAIIGTGQTNHAKDRSDVSQPELVREAVDAALADAELRPADIDAVVISNMEMFEGRAFPELWVAAGAYGDRKPVMKVATGGTSGTSACIAGFHQAASGMFGTVLVVGFEKHSEGHTQTGMALVDPFWDRSVASGALGNFALSISQYMVERGVNEEHAAQVAVKARRNAANNPYAHLQMPDLTVDEVLSSRMLAEPLRLLDMCPQSDGAAAIVVASGDTARVRGKATAWVHGAATRHDQPYLGDLDRRLVTTRALRSAAASAYAQAGITKPIADFDVAEIYEPATYAELAWYEALGLCEDGEAGRLIADGTTQMDGSLPVNPSGGVLSTNPVGASGVIRVAEASAQLHGRAGSRQVEGARTALVTGYGVYAWSDVIVLRTEMP